One Nostoc sp. CENA543 genomic window, AAGATGGAAACAGCCGCAGATGGAAGTTTGCGCTACTTTGTGGATTTTAAAGGTATCCCTGTCATTTCCTTAGATGGTGTTCTCAGTTCACCTGTGCTTTCCAAAGGTGAATTGACTGGTTTCACCTACCAAGGAAAAATCGCAGATACAAAATTTCAAGGTGTAGTTCAAGATGAATTCGGATTAACAAAAGCTTTTTACACTGGCATTGTTACCGATCCTAGCACTGGTAAACAGTACCAAGGGACATTTCAAGTTAGTGGACAAGGCCCAAGATACAGCGATCGCAACGGCGGCGAAAGTCCCACAGTTTTTGACTTCAAATCCGATCTACCAGGTCAGCCAACTGTCACATCGTTGCAGATGAAAAATTCACCTTTGGTGAGATTAACCATCACAGTTCCGGCTGATGCTACTTTAGTCACTCCCAACACTAACACTAATACAACCAATCCTACCCCTACCACTAACACCAGCACCACAAATTCTGCTCCCAACACTAACACCAGCACATCTCAACCCAGCACCAACGTCAGTACACCCACGCCTATTACTAGCGTCACTAATTCCCAACCCAGCACCAACGTTAATACATCCCAACAACCCAGTCAAAATATCACAACTACTAACCTAGCTTCCAATGTTGATATTGGGACATCCAATATAGTCTCTAGTGATGCTCAATTTAGCGGAACAGGATCACCAGGATTAGTCACACCCACGCCTTTTGCAGAAGCCAATATAGAATTCAGCAGTGGTAATCCCTCTGTCTTTGCTTTAGAAACTGTGACTCCTCAATCTCAAGTTAAAGTCGGGCCTCGCAGTCGAATCATGGTGCGCTAACCATTTGGCAATTTTTAATTAATTCGCTGTGAAATAATTCAGGAATCGCAACTAGGCAGATTGTAGTTTATTTCAGAGCTAGGACAAGAGCGAGATTCAGGTGTATAAACTTACCTCAAGTTCTTAGTAGTTGTTTTTACTTCTACTGAGAACTTGTTTTTGTCAATTGATGAGAAATGAAAACCAAATTTTTCAACTACATACATAAGTTTAAAAAATCCTGTAATTCTCACAAAATTAATGAGGATGAATGATGTTTTATCTGTGATTTTATGTATATACTAGCTACTTAGAACAAACTTAGTTAAAGAATATAATTTGTTTAACTAAGTTGCAGTGATACACAATTAATATATTTATCCCCAACAATCGGCTAGTTAATATTACAAATCTCATCCAATTCAATTAATATTTTGTGAGTGAAAGCTATGCCAGAAAAACTAATAGTGAATATCTTGCAGGTTTTAAGTATAAATATGGGGTGGATGACTTGGAATTTATTCCTAGCTTTTATCCCTGTAGTATTAAGTGTTTGGTTATTTCGCCATAAAAAGGGGCGTTCTTGGCTGTGGTGGTTAGGATTCTTAGTTTTCTATGCCTTTTTACCAAATGCGCCTTATTTATTAACTGATATTATTCACTTAATTCGTGACATCCGCACAATTCAATCAGTATGGATGATTATATTGGTACTAATCCCTGTTTATTTTGTAGTCATCTTCTCTGGTTTTGAAGCATATGTTATTTCCTTAATTAACTTCGGTTATTATCTTCACCGCATCGGTAAAAGCCAATGGATTTTAGGGATGGAGTTGATTACTCATGCTCTTTGTGCGGTAGGTGTTTACTGGGGGCGGTTTTTACGTTTCAATAGTTGGGATTTTGTGACTCAACCCGATGCTTTATTAACTAAAGGAGTCGAGGAACTTTTAGGCAAACAACCCTTGTTTATTGTCTTTATAACTTTTGTAATTCTCTCTGTTCTGCACTGGTTAATGAAGCGAGTTACCCTTGGTTTTGTAAATCAACGAAATTCTAGAATCGGAATCGCACCATAGTTATACCAGTTCTCTATGCAATTACACCAAATATAAATATGTAGAGACGTTGTATGGAACGTCTCTACATCACAGAATAAACGGTATCATAAAGATTTCATGTGAGTTTAATATTTAATTTTCCGTATCTTGATGAATGGTAAATGTTGACATGAAATCACCTGAATTACCACTTTTGAGTACGTCAAAAGTACCTTTAATTGTGCCAGCAATAGGAACAGCCACCAGAGTTCCTAATAACCCTGCAATTTCATAACCCATCAAAATAGAGACGAAAATCCAAATGGGATTTAGTCCGATGAAATTGCCAAGTAATTTGGGAGCCAATAAATTATCCTTAATTTGCTGCATAAATATTGTGGCTATGGCAACTTGTACAGCTAACCACCAATTTTGGAGTAAGACTAAAATAACTACTGTTCCAATACCAAGGGCTGCACCAATAAAAGGAATTAATTCAGAAATACCAATGAGTATGGCAAATAATAAAGCAAATGGCACTTTGAGAATCAAAAATATTGGGGTTAGAACTACTGTCATAAATAGTCCTAACAACAACTGACTGAGGAAAAAGTTTTGAAAATTCAGTTGCAAAGCCTTAGTGAAGGGAATTCTGAATTTAGATGGTAAAAGATTGATCAGACCATACCAGACGCGATCGCCATACAATAGCATATAAAATGCCAACACCACCACCAAAATCAAATTCAGCAATCCTGAAAGCAACGTTCCTGCTAAACCCACCGCACCTGAAGCTAACTGCTGAACTAAATTTTGAATACTGGCGTTGATTTGACTAGTCAACACTCTTAAATCAATAGGTAAACGTCGCTGTTTAGCAAACGCCTCTAACTGTATGAAATTATCTTGACTAGCACTTAACCAATCAGGAATTTTATTTAATAATTGAATAGTTTGATCAATTAGCAAGGGTACTAAAGTCACCCCCACAATCACAAATAGAGTTAATGTAACTAGCAGAACAATGATTACAGCTAAAGTTCGAGAAATTTTAGCCCTTTCAAAAAGTTTCACTGGATAATTCAGTAAAAAAGCTAAAATCGCCGCAAAACTCAAAATAGTAATAGGGTTTTGGAAATAACGAAAGAGTACAGATAACAGCCAAACGTTCAGAGCGACAATTGGGCCACCCAGACCGTAGAATAGTAAACTTTGAAGGGATGCCGAACGGCGTATCTGACGCAATCGATACTCCTTAGTAATAGTCAATAGTCAATAGTCAATAGTCATTAGTCATTAAACATCAATACTTCGTCTTCCTTTTCTCCCTTACACCCCTACACCCCTACACCCCTACACCCTTACACCCCCATACCCTTACACCCTAATCTCATAAGGAAATACATTAACGATGGACAGAACAATAGCTGATCTTCGGAAAGATTATTCTTTAGAAGGTTTGAGTAAGAACGAAGTTGACCCCAATCCTTTTATACAATTTAAAAAGTGGTTTGAGCAGGCACTAGCTGCCCAACTTCCCGAACCTAATGCTATGACTCTGGCCACAACTACACTAGATGGTAAACCATCGGCGAGAATGGTGTTGTTAAAAGATTTTGATGAAAGGGGTTTTGTCCTCTTCACCAACTATAACAGTCGTAAAGGACAAGAATTAACAATCAATCCCCAAGCGGCTTTAGTTTTTTGGTGGGCAGAATTAGAACGTCAAGTCAGAATTTTAGGGTGTGTTGAGCGAGTTTCTGAAGCGGAATCAGATTATTATTTTGAGACTCGTCCCGCTAAAAGCCGTTTGGGTGCATGGGCTTCAGAACAAAGTCAAGTCATCCCCAACCGAGAATTTTTAGAACAGAGAATGCAGGAATTGCAGTCTAAATACGAAAATCAAGAGATTCCCCGTCCCCCCCATTGGGGAGGATTTCGGGTGATCCCCAGCGAAATTGAATTTTGGCAAGGACGCTCTAGTCGTTTACACGATCGCTTGCTTTATACTCTTACAGAGAATGGCAATTGGCAAATTGAGCGTTTATCTCCATGAGTCAGTGCTGTTAGCGGAAGCGGGGCGTTTAGCCCCGCTTCCGCTAACAGCACTCATCACTCAGCACTCAACTTTAATCGGGGATCAGGCATATAGTTATATCTCAGGTATATGCCTCCCCAAACGAACAAGATAATTAATAAGCCACCAATTCCTAAAGGACTGGGTAGCCAGAATACTACTTCAATGTGATTCAGTTCACCAGGCTGGAGTTGCCATACTAATTGCTGACCTTTCTTTTCTGGTTCAATGGCGGTTTCTGAGACTGGTATACTTTTGGCACCCCAAGGAGTATTGAGGGCAAATTCTAAATTGAGAATAGAACCAGTATCAGCCATAACGTTGCCTTTACTGCCAATCAAAGCCAGCGATCGCAAATCTAAATCATAAATTAATTTATTCCTGACTGCTAAGATAAAGTTATTTTGGAATAACAGTAAATTAGACTCTACTTTGGGTATATCTGAACTAGATTCTGT contains:
- a CDS encoding AI-2E family transporter; the encoded protein is MRRSASLQSLLFYGLGGPIVALNVWLLSVLFRYFQNPITILSFAAILAFLLNYPVKLFERAKISRTLAVIIVLLVTLTLFVIVGVTLVPLLIDQTIQLLNKIPDWLSASQDNFIQLEAFAKQRRLPIDLRVLTSQINASIQNLVQQLASGAVGLAGTLLSGLLNLILVVVLAFYMLLYGDRVWYGLINLLPSKFRIPFTKALQLNFQNFFLSQLLLGLFMTVVLTPIFLILKVPFALLFAILIGISELIPFIGAALGIGTVVILVLLQNWWLAVQVAIATIFMQQIKDNLLAPKLLGNFIGLNPIWIFVSILMGYEIAGLLGTLVAVPIAGTIKGTFDVLKSGNSGDFMSTFTIHQDTEN
- a CDS encoding DUF3153 domain-containing protein; this translates as MNYSSFWQGIKSLSRAFNLFRFNSRKILPLVLSISILLSGCVQYDIGVNFNNSNSGELIQHIRLEQRLTSFSGDYVYEWLNSIENRARKLDGKAKRISREEVVVTIPFSNGQELQTKFNEFFTSQNQQDAEPESTESSSDIPKVESNLLLFQNNFILAVRNKLIYDLDLRSLALIGSKGNVMADTGSILNLEFALNTPWGAKSIPVSETAIEPEKKGQQLVWQLQPGELNHIEVVFWLPSPLGIGGLLIILFVWGGIYLRYNYMPDPRLKLSAE
- a CDS encoding DUF1361 domain-containing protein, which translates into the protein MPEKLIVNILQVLSINMGWMTWNLFLAFIPVVLSVWLFRHKKGRSWLWWLGFLVFYAFLPNAPYLLTDIIHLIRDIRTIQSVWMIILVLIPVYFVVIFSGFEAYVISLINFGYYLHRIGKSQWILGMELITHALCAVGVYWGRFLRFNSWDFVTQPDALLTKGVEELLGKQPLFIVFITFVILSVLHWLMKRVTLGFVNQRNSRIGIAP
- the pdxH gene encoding pyridoxamine 5'-phosphate oxidase, with amino-acid sequence MDRTIADLRKDYSLEGLSKNEVDPNPFIQFKKWFEQALAAQLPEPNAMTLATTTLDGKPSARMVLLKDFDERGFVLFTNYNSRKGQELTINPQAALVFWWAELERQVRILGCVERVSEAESDYYFETRPAKSRLGAWASEQSQVIPNREFLEQRMQELQSKYENQEIPRPPHWGGFRVIPSEIEFWQGRSSRLHDRLLYTLTENGNWQIERLSP